The following DNA comes from Chryseobacterium gallinarum.
CTTAGCTCCAAAATTAGGCCTTGGCGTAAACTGATAAGGCAAACTTTGTGTCCACGGAGAACCATAAACCTGGAAAGGCAAATCTGTACCTCTTCCTACAGAAACCTGGGTCCCTTCAAAGAAGCATAAACTTGGATATAAGTTAATCGATTTATCGTTAGGCAAATTTGGTGATGGCCTGTCTGACATTGCGTAACGCTGTTTTTTATGATAATTCTTCATCGGAATAAGGGTGTATTTTGCCTGTACTCCATTTTTCAGCCATTTTTCTCCGTTCACCATTTTCCCATATTCCCCTATCGTTAACCCATATACTACAGGAACTTCGTGCATTCCCACAAAGCTGGACCACTTTTTTTTCAGAACCGGCCCATCCGTATAACCATCATGCGGATTAGGGCGGTCAAAAACCATGATTTCAACATTATTTTCAGCACCGGCTTCCATTAAATAAGACAAAGTAGAAATATAAGTATAGAATCTTACCCCTACATCCTGGATATCAAAAACAACTATATCGATATCCTTTAATTGCTCGGGTTTCGGCTTTTTGTTGCTGGCATATAAAGAAACAATCGGGATTCCTGTTTTCACATCCACGCCATTTTTCACTTTTGCACCGGCATCAGCATCTCCTCTGAAACCATGTTCGGGGGCAAAAATAGCTTTAACCTTAATATTATTTTTAACTAAAAAATCTACTACATGGGTTTTGTCACTCATCAACCCCGTCTGATTGGTAACCACCCCTACTGTTTTACCCTTTAACAATGGTAAATACAACTCTGGTTGATCTGCTCCGGTTTTAAAATCAGATTGAATTTGAGAATAATATTGGTTGAATACTCCTAAAAAAATTAGGCAAATCAGAAGTAAATTTTTAATTTTGAAATCTAAATTCATAAGCTTGAAATTTCCTTTATATTTCTCTAGAAAAATAGCATTTTCCAAAGATAACAAAAATAACCTTTCAAGGGTTATCATCTTCATTGGCAGACTTTCTGTAGCTTTGGGGATCATTGTGTCCTTAATCACGGTGGCTACCGGTTTTGGTTCTAAAAAAGCTATTAAGGAAAGACTTGCGGATTTCAGCGGTCATATTACTGTAAGGTCTACCCGGTCCAATTCTTCATACAACACTTCTGTTCTTGATAATCAGGGGTTAAATCTTCCTAAAATAAAAGAGCTCCCGGATGTGGAAAGTGTTCAGAAGTATGCAACAGTAACGGGAATTATGCGGAATGAGCATAGTTTTGCCGGAATTATTTTTAAAGGAATCGGGAAAGATTTTGACAGTGCAAGGTTTAAAAAATTTCTCATTGCAGGAACTACTCCTAAGGTGACTGAAAAAGGATTCAATAACAATGTTACCATTTCACAAAAGGTGGCCAATGATCTTCATCTTAAACTTAACGACAGTATTGTTACCGTATTTTCAAAAACCGACCAGAAACCTATCTACCGGAAATTCAGGGTTATCGGAATTTTCAAGACCGACATCAAAATGATAGATGATCAATTTGTCATTGGTGGTATCAATCACGTAAGAAAAATCCAGGATATGAAACCTGATGAAATCGGAGGTGTTGATATCTTCCTTAAAAATGTCAATGACATTGATAAAGACTTCCCTGAAATTGAGAAACTGATCGGTTATAAAAACTATGCAGAGAAAGCCACTGAAAAATTCCCTCAAATTACTGATTGGATCAGTATTTTCGATACCAATATTGCTTTGATTATCATTATTATGCTGATTGTTGTGGTAATTAATATTATTATGGTTCTTTTAATTCTTATTATTGAAAGAACTAATTCTATTGGTCTTCTTAAAACTTTAGGGGCAAGCAATTCCCAGATTAGAGCAACTTTCATCAATTATACGCTGATCATCATGATTCCGGGGCTTCTATACGGAAACGCCATTGGACTGGGACTTATCCTGATTCAGAAATTCTTTGGAATAATCAAACTCAATCCTGAAAATTATTATGTGAGTACGGTTCCTGTGGACCTCAACCCAATCGCTATTATTTCTATTTCCGTAGGGATCCTGATTATTTCCGGGCTGGCTCTGATCATTCCCAGCTATCTGATCAGTAAGATTTCACCGGTAAAAGCCATTAAATATAATTAGAAATTAAAAACAGGCTGCTGTTAAATATTGTTGATCAATCCTCTTCAATATATAGCATCCATCTATCAGTCTAAGGTATGGATAATTTTAAAAGCATTATCTTTGCACCGCATATAAAACATTTATGAAATACGCAAAAAATATTCTTGAAACTATAGGAAATACACCCTTAGTACAACTTAACAAAGTATTGGGAGAAGATTTTCCTGCACTGGTTTTAGCAAAGGTAGAAACATTCAATCCCGGGAATTCCGTAAAGGACAGAATGGCTCTTAAAATGATAGAAGATGCCGAGAAAGATGGCAGACTAAAACCGGGAGGAACCATCATTGAAGGAACTTCCGGAAATACAGGAATGGGACTGGCACTGGCTGCTATCATCAAAGGATACAAATGTATTTTTGTGACCAATTCCAAGCAATCAAAAGAAAAATGTGATATTCTTCGTGCCGTAGGAGCTGAAGTAATCGTTTGTCCTACTGATGTAAAACCAACTGATCCGCGTTCTTATTATTCAGTTTCCAAAAGACTGGCTAAAGAAACGGAAAACGGATGGTATGTAAATCAATATGATAATTTATCCAACAGAGCGGCTCATTATGAATCTACAGCACCTGAAATCTGGGAACAGACAGAAGGCAAGCTGACTCATTTTGTGGTAGGTGCCGGAACCGGAGGTACCATTACGGGATGTGGGACTTTTTTCAAAGAAAAAAATCCGGATATTAAGGTAATTGGAGTAGACACTTATGGTTCTATTCTGAAAGAATTCCATGAAACCGGGGAACTGCATTATGATCATGCCTATACCTATATTACAGAAGGAATCGGGGAAGATATTATCCCTGAGAACTATGATATGTCGGTGATTGATCATTTTGAAAAGGTAACAGATAAAGACGGAGCTATCTATGCAAGAAAGCTGGCAAAAGAAGAAGGAATTTTCTGTGGATATTCTGCCGGTAGTGCTATTGCTTCTCTTGTTCAGATGAAAGAGCAGTTTACCAAAGATGATGTCATTGTGGTTTTGCTTCATGACCATGGTTCCAGATACGTAGGAAAAATCTACAATGATGAGTGGATGAAGGAAATGGGCTGGCTGGAAGAAAGCAAGGAAGCCTAAGAAAGCAGATAACGAATTATTATAGGCAAAAAGCCATTCGTATATAATAAAAAACGGGACAAAATTTTGTTCCGTTTTTATTTTTATTGTCTGATATTTTCTTTCAATGTTTTCTTGAGAAAACTGTATTCCTTATCACTCATTGATTTCTTTGGAAACATGTAACTGTATTTTCCTTCGAGGGAAATAAATTTTTCATTAACCTCAAAATGCTCAAAATCTTTCCACTCACTGGTTTCTTTTTCTCCATCAATGTTGATGGTAAAAAAATTCTGATCAAACCTGATCTCATATATTGTACAGTTTTCAATGAGGTTCAGGTAATGATTAACCTGCTTTTTCCATCTTGAAACTTTGTTGATGCTTACAGAAAGAAAAACAGCGCAAAGTAAAAGTATAAAACTTAAAAAGTATAAAATACCTACATTATCTTTACCTAAACTATCTTTAAATAGAAAGACGACCAGTACAACAACAGCTGCAGCAATAGTTGTTATCGTCTTGCTTTTTGTGGTAGGCGAAAAAAGCAGACTGCCCTGATTACCATTAAAATAAATATCTTCAAAATTCTTTCTGTCTGATTTTAGTCTGATCACCTTTTCCTCGCTCATAGTTTGTATATAGTTTGTTGTAAAAGCTACAAAACTAAACTAAATATCTTCATATTCATTATTTATGGCAGAAAGTTTATTCATCAGCTCTCTGTTTCTTCGTTTGAGAGCTTCCAGCTTTTTCAGCATATTATGAATTACTTCTAAACCAGGCAGGTTAATTTCAAGATCATAGTACCAATTCGCAAACTTCTCCAGCTCAGGTAAATCTTCATACATTAAATAACGGATGTTATCTTCTGTCTGTACATGAAGCAGGCCGTAATCTACCAATTCGTCAAAAAAAGTGACTTCTATATTATATATTCTTACGAGTTCTTCCCGTGATATTCTTTCGCTCATGACCTAGGAATTTTTCAATTGTTCAAAAAGTTCTTTCTGCTTTTCTGTAAGGTTGGTAGGCAGCTTTACTTCATAGGTTACAAATAAATCACCATACTGTCCTTCTTTTTTATAGACAGGAAACCCTTTTCCTTTCAATCTTACCGTAATCCCGGATTGGGTTTCCGGCTTCACTTTAAGATTAACACTTCCTTCCAAAGTATTGACTTTAACCTCACCTCCTAAAACCGCTGTATATAAATCTATGGATACTTTCGTTTTCAGATCATCACCAATCCTTTCAAAATTGGGATCTACCGGAATGTTAAATGTGATATAGAGGTCTCCGTTCGGGCCACCGTTTACTCCCGGATTTCCGTGGCCTTTCAATTTGATCTGCTGGCCATCGTAAACTCCCGCAGGAATTGTGATTCTTACCTTTTTGCCATTGATCTCAAAAGTTTGCGGATGAGTTTTTGCGGCATCTCTTAAATTTAAATTCAATTCAGCATGTATATCCTGTCCTTTGAATTTCCCTGAGGCACTTCCCCGGGAACTTCTGCCAAAGCCTCCGCCCGCACCCCCAAACATATTCTGGAAGAAATCTGAAAAATCTTCACCTTCTCCAAAATCCGCTCCTGAGAATCCTCCTCCATAGTCATAGTGGCTTTGCTGCTGGTACTGTCTTTGTTGTTGCTGGGCTTTTTCATATTCCTCACCGTGTTTCCAATGTTCTCCGTACTTATCATATTTAGCACGGTTTTCGGGATTGCTGAGTACTTCATTAGCTTCGTTGAGTTCCTTAAATTTTCTTTCAGCTTCTTTGTCGTCAGGATTAAGGTCCGGATGCAGTTTTCTTGCCAGTTTTCGGTAGGCTTTTTTAATGTCATCCTGGGTTGCGCTTTTATCTACGCCTAAAATCTTATAGTAATCTATATAAGCCATAGAAACGATGTTTACTCAAATTTATGAATTTTAGGTCTGAAAATTGTATAAAGAAATGTTAAAAATAAACCTATCTTTGATAAAAAGCCCTGCATGAAAGAGGTATTAAAAAACTATTCCGGAATTATATTTTTACTATTAGGAATTATCGTTGGAAGCATTATTGGTATTGTAGCCCCAGGTTTTGTAGAATACATTAAGCCATTGGGAGACATTTTTCTTAATCTTCTTTTTGTAAGTGTAGTTCCTCTGGTATTTTTTGCCGTTTCCAATTCTATCGCTTCGCTGGAACAGCAATCTAAGTTTGGAAAAATCATCCTTGTGATGGCTCTTACATTTTTATTCTTTATTCTGACAGCTGCTATTTTTACAATTTGTGCTGTCTACCTGTTTCCTGTTTCGGGAGTTTCCGGCAGTTCAGAGTTAATAGCAGAAGCTGCCGACAATGATACGTGGGGAAACCGGATTGTAAGTTTCTTTACGGTAGGAGAATTCACGGAACTGTTCTCAAGGAGAAACATGCTGGCTCTTTTAGTATTTGCATTTTTAACAGGTTTTGCTGCCAGAAAAACCGGGGAGAAAGGAGAACCTTTCAGCGTTTTTATTGCTTCAGGATATGAAGTTATGAAGGAACTGCTTTTATTGGTTATGAAGCTTGCGCCTATTGGTTTGGGAGCTTATTTTGCTTATCAGGTTGCTACATTAGGTCCGCAGCTTTTTGGGTTTTATGCTAAACCGCTGGGGTTATATTATATTGCAGGAATTATCTACTTCATTGTCTTTTTTTCTATTTATGCATTCATGGCGAACGGTCAGAAAGGGGTTAAAAGTTTCTGGACAAATGCGATCTACCCTACCCTTACAGCTATCAGTACCTGCAGCAGCTTTGCCACAATGCCTGCAAACCTGCAAGCTGCCTCAAAAATAGGTATTCCAAGTTCAATAGCCAATCTGGTTATTCCTATCGGGACAACACTTCATAAAAACGGATCTTCCATGTCTTCCATTATTAAAATTTATGTGGCATTTTTAATTATAGGGAAAGATTTTTTTGATCCGGCCAACCTGCTTTTAGCTTTAGGAATTACGGTTTTTGTGAGCATCGTAGCCGGTGGTATTCCTAATGGAGGTTATATTGGGGAAATGTTAATGATCTCAGTGTATAAGCTCCCTCAGGAGGCAATTCCCGCAGTTATGATCATCGGAACCTTGGTAGATCCCCTGGCTACAGTTTTGAATGCGGTAGGAGATGTTGTTGCCGCTATGTTTGTCAACCGGTTTGTGAAGGTCTGACTTCTCTTGATTGTTTAACGGAAACTCTATTGCTTATTCGCTTCGCTGCATAGGTTCCAGGTTTTTATATTCTTTAGGCGTAAAAAGTCTGTAATGAATCTTAAATGTTTTGCCTAAAGGAGTTTCCAGTGAAAATCCGTCGGTCACATCCAGAGTAAAATGAGGGTAAACCGAGCGAAAGAATTACTTACCAGTAAGAACACCATCAAGGAAACTGTTTTTCTGACGGGATTTTCAGACACCAACTATTTTACGAGGGTATTTAAACAATGGGAGGGAGTAACCCCGAAAAGTTATCAGAAAAGAATAGCTCTGAGATAATTTGTTTAGAAAACATATATATAAAAAGCCCCGAAGTAAAACTCCGGGGTTATTTTTAATAATGATTAGTAACCATCATTTTGTTTTACATTCGGGTTAGCCGAAATTTCCTTAAAATGATTAGTAACCATCATTTTGTTTTACATTCGGGTTAGCCGAAATTTCCTTAATTGGAATAGGTAATGTATATCGGTAATCACCATTTACAAGGTTTTTAACCGGGATGATATCATCCGTGTCATTTCTGTCCATGCTAGCATTAGCCAATCCCCCAAGTCTCTTAAGGTCAATGAAACGATGTCCTTCCAGTGCCAATTCAATTCTACGCTCTTTCAAGATATCAGCATAAGCTAATTGTGCAGTTGAATAAGCAGGTGTTATCGCTGCTCCCTTGAAATTTCTTGCCTCTCTCACTTGTTGGATTTTATCATGAGCTGCCGTAAGGTTTCCTGCTGCCACCTCAGCTTCTGCTATAATGAAATACATCTCTGACAATCTGAAAACTTTAATGTCATTTCTGGTTGATGTACTTAGTTTTCCCGGGTACTTGTCAATCACCAATGCATCATCTCTGGTAGCTCCCGCTGCTGCATTAGCGTAATCAGTATTTGGTTTTGATGAA
Coding sequences within:
- a CDS encoding exo-beta-N-acetylmuramidase NamZ family protein, which encodes MNLDFKIKNLLLICLIFLGVFNQYYSQIQSDFKTGADQPELYLPLLKGKTVGVVTNQTGLMSDKTHVVDFLVKNNIKVKAIFAPEHGFRGDADAGAKVKNGVDVKTGIPIVSLYASNKKPKPEQLKDIDIVVFDIQDVGVRFYTYISTLSYLMEAGAENNVEIMVFDRPNPHDGYTDGPVLKKKWSSFVGMHEVPVVYGLTIGEYGKMVNGEKWLKNGVQAKYTLIPMKNYHKKQRYAMSDRPSPNLPNDKSINLYPSLCFFEGTQVSVGRGTDLPFQVYGSPWTQSLPYQFTPRPNFGAKDPFLNGKLCYGENLSNYPGDLRELNLEWVIKAYKAYKNPQQDFFLKNLWFDTLAGTDELRKQIIAGKSIPEIKSSWKKDLENFEKIRTRYVIYKD
- a CDS encoding ABC transporter permease, whose protein sequence is MKFPLYFSRKIAFSKDNKNNLSRVIIFIGRLSVALGIIVSLITVATGFGSKKAIKERLADFSGHITVRSTRSNSSYNTSVLDNQGLNLPKIKELPDVESVQKYATVTGIMRNEHSFAGIIFKGIGKDFDSARFKKFLIAGTTPKVTEKGFNNNVTISQKVANDLHLKLNDSIVTVFSKTDQKPIYRKFRVIGIFKTDIKMIDDQFVIGGINHVRKIQDMKPDEIGGVDIFLKNVNDIDKDFPEIEKLIGYKNYAEKATEKFPQITDWISIFDTNIALIIIIMLIVVVINIIMVLLILIIERTNSIGLLKTLGASNSQIRATFINYTLIIMIPGLLYGNAIGLGLILIQKFFGIIKLNPENYYVSTVPVDLNPIAIISISVGILIISGLALIIPSYLISKISPVKAIKYN
- a CDS encoding PLP-dependent cysteine synthase family protein, whose amino-acid sequence is MKYAKNILETIGNTPLVQLNKVLGEDFPALVLAKVETFNPGNSVKDRMALKMIEDAEKDGRLKPGGTIIEGTSGNTGMGLALAAIIKGYKCIFVTNSKQSKEKCDILRAVGAEVIVCPTDVKPTDPRSYYSVSKRLAKETENGWYVNQYDNLSNRAAHYESTAPEIWEQTEGKLTHFVVGAGTGGTITGCGTFFKEKNPDIKVIGVDTYGSILKEFHETGELHYDHAYTYITEGIGEDIIPENYDMSVIDHFEKVTDKDGAIYARKLAKEEGIFCGYSAGSAIASLVQMKEQFTKDDVIVVLLHDHGSRYVGKIYNDEWMKEMGWLEESKEA
- a CDS encoding YcxB family protein, with product MSEEKVIRLKSDRKNFEDIYFNGNQGSLLFSPTTKSKTITTIAAAVVVLVVFLFKDSLGKDNVGILYFLSFILLLCAVFLSVSINKVSRWKKQVNHYLNLIENCTIYEIRFDQNFFTINIDGEKETSEWKDFEHFEVNEKFISLEGKYSYMFPKKSMSDKEYSFLKKTLKENIRQ
- a CDS encoding chaperone modulator CbpM, encoding MSERISREELVRIYNIEVTFFDELVDYGLLHVQTEDNIRYLMYEDLPELEKFANWYYDLEINLPGLEVIHNMLKKLEALKRRNRELMNKLSAINNEYEDI
- a CDS encoding DnaJ C-terminal domain-containing protein translates to MAYIDYYKILGVDKSATQDDIKKAYRKLARKLHPDLNPDDKEAERKFKELNEANEVLSNPENRAKYDKYGEHWKHGEEYEKAQQQQRQYQQQSHYDYGGGFSGADFGEGEDFSDFFQNMFGGAGGGFGRSSRGSASGKFKGQDIHAELNLNLRDAAKTHPQTFEINGKKVRITIPAGVYDGQQIKLKGHGNPGVNGGPNGDLYITFNIPVDPNFERIGDDLKTKVSIDLYTAVLGGEVKVNTLEGSVNLKVKPETQSGITVRLKGKGFPVYKKEGQYGDLFVTYEVKLPTNLTEKQKELFEQLKNS
- a CDS encoding dicarboxylate/amino acid:cation symporter — encoded protein: MKEVLKNYSGIIFLLLGIIVGSIIGIVAPGFVEYIKPLGDIFLNLLFVSVVPLVFFAVSNSIASLEQQSKFGKIILVMALTFLFFILTAAIFTICAVYLFPVSGVSGSSELIAEAADNDTWGNRIVSFFTVGEFTELFSRRNMLALLVFAFLTGFAARKTGEKGEPFSVFIASGYEVMKELLLLVMKLAPIGLGAYFAYQVATLGPQLFGFYAKPLGLYYIAGIIYFIVFFSIYAFMANGQKGVKSFWTNAIYPTLTAISTCSSFATMPANLQAASKIGIPSSIANLVIPIGTTLHKNGSSMSSIIKIYVAFLIIGKDFFDPANLLLALGITVFVSIVAGGIPNGGYIGEMLMISVYKLPQEAIPAVMIIGTLVDPLATVLNAVGDVVAAMFVNRFVKV
- a CDS encoding helix-turn-helix domain-containing protein, giving the protein MRVNRAKELLTSKNTIKETVFLTGFSDTNYFTRVFKQWEGVTPKSYQKRIALR